A genomic region of Arachis stenosperma cultivar V10309 chromosome 9, arast.V10309.gnm1.PFL2, whole genome shotgun sequence contains the following coding sequences:
- the LOC130948422 gene encoding E3 ubiquitin-protein ligase RING1: MSSGEAVVGGAKPYFCHVCTRRITVSDESEPFCPICLQGFVEEFTDPNPNPNENISFSFGPDPSSDAQLPFHPLSFLPFLLSSAAAASTTIDLQNPRIFSSSSGSTPGHEFIRSDMFDPFMFLQNHLQGLRADGANVQFEINHPSDPGFRLPANIGDYFLGPGLEQLIQQLAENDPNRYGTPPASKTAVENLPTVTVDDELLNSEHNQCAVCQDEFEKGSQVRQMPCKHVYHDDCLLPWLQLHNSCPVCRYELPTDDPDYENRNRQGDGGGDGSRSGSGSGGGGGGSGSGDASGGRPVPRTFRISLRYPFGSGGSPQESGDRGWESRQEDLD; this comes from the coding sequence ATGTCGTCCGGCGAGGCCGTCGTCGGCGGAGCTAAGCCGTACTTCTGTCACGTTTGCACCCGGAGAATCACCGTCTCCGACGAATCCGAGCCTTTCTGTCCGATTTGCCTCCAAGGCTTCGTTGAAGAATTCACCGAtcccaaccctaaccctaacgaAAACATCTCCTTCAGTTTCGGCCCCGATCCTTCCTCCGATGCTCAACTCCCCTTCCATCCTTTGTCCTTCCTCCCTTTCCTGCTCTCCTCCGCCGCCGCCGCCTCCACCACCATCGACCTCCAGAACCCTCGCATCTTCTCCAGTTCCTCCGGATCCACGCCGGGACATGAATTTATTCGATCCGATATGTTCGACCCGTTTATGTTTCTCCAGAACCACCTCCAAGGCCTTCGCGCCGACGGAGCAAATGTACAATTCGAGATCAACCACCCTTCAGACCCAGGGTTTCGCCTTCCGGCGAACATCGGCGATTACTTCCTCGGTCCCGGCCTTGAGCAGTTGATTCAGCAGCTAGCCGAGAACGATCCCAACCGTTATGGTACCCCGCCGGCGTCGAAGACCGCCGTGGAGAATCTTCCTACGGTGACGGTGGACGACGAGTTGCTGAACTCCGAGCATAACCAGTGCGCGGTTTGCCAGGACGAGTTCGAGAAGGGGTCGCAGGTGAGGCAGATGCCTTGTAAACACGTCTATCACGATGATTGCTTGCTTCCGTGGCTTCAACTACACAATTCTTGCCCTGTTTGCCGGTATGAATTGCCAACCGACGACCCTGATTATGAGAATCGGAATCGCCAGGGGGACGGTGGTGGTGATGGTTCGAGGTCTGGCAGTGGCAGTGGCGGTGGCGGTGGCGGCAGCGGCAGCGGTGACGCCTCTGGGGGTAGACCTGTTCCCAGGACTTTTAGGATATCTTTGCGATACCCGTTTGGTTCGGGTGGGTCTCCGCAGGAAAGTGGCGACAGAGGATGGGAAAGTAGGCAAGAAGATTTGGATTGA
- the LOC130950852 gene encoding thioredoxin X, chloroplastic-like, with translation MASLSFPALPLRTLASTSSASSYSAAPLLHCSVPARLSFYSSQRRTTCPKLRCSRQFTVTCGTAITEINETQFNDTVLKANRPVLVEFVANWCGPCRLISPAMESLAQEYEDRLTVVKIDHDANPRLIEEYKVYGLPTLILFKNGQEVPESRREGAITKVKLKEYVDALLESISVS, from the exons ATGGCATCGCTGTCATTTCCGGCGCTTCCACTCCGTACACTTGCATCTACCTCCTCCGCCTCCTCCTACTCTGCTGCTCCTTTGCTTCACTGCTCCGTTCCGGCGAGGCTTTCCTTTTATTCCTCCCAAAGAAGAACTACATGCCCCAAGCTCCGCTGTTCCCGTCAATTCACCGTTACATGCGGCACCGCCATCACAGAGATCAACGAGACACAGTTTAACGACACTGTTTTGAAGGCTAACCGTCCCGTTCTCGTTGAGTTCGTCGCTAACTGGTGCGGCCCTTGCCGTTTGATCTCTCCCGCTATGGAATCCCTAGCTCAG GAATATGAAGACAGATTAACAGTGGTGAAGATTGATCATGACGCGAACCCTAGGCTAATCGAAGAGTACAAAGTTTATGGGCTACCAACATTGATCCTCTTCAAGAATGGGCAGGAAGTTCCagaaagtagaagagaaggTGCAATCACCAAAGTTAAACTCAAAGAGTATGTGGATGCTTTATTGGAATCAATCTCAGTTTCGTAG
- the LOC130948421 gene encoding pentatricopeptide repeat-containing protein At3g59040, translated as MCSIISKTHYHLGQLPLKPLHSSKREYGIGRVKMSGRMGVVCMGMLAPRKFMQRRKKLEVFKDAADEADQKNWRRLMNQIDETGSAVSVLISEKKANHTLPRDLILGTLVRYKQLKRWNFVVEILEWLRTQSWWDFGKMDFVMLITAYGKLGDFNNAEKVLSLMNKNGYPPNVVAQTALMEAYAKGGRCSSAETIFRRMQRSGPEPSAVTYQIILKAFVEGNKFKEAEEVFENLLNDEKSPLKPDQKMFHMMIYMYKKAGSYEKARKAFAVMAERGIEQSTVTYNSLMSFETNYKEVSNIYDQMQRAGLRPDVVSYALLINAYGKARREEEALAVFEEMLDAGVRPTKKAYNILLDAFSISGMVEQARTVFKSMRRDRCSPDICSYTTMLSAYVNASDMEGAEKFFKRLIQDGFEPNVVTYGTLIKGYAKINDLGKVTQKYEEMLKHGIKANQTILTNIMDAYGKSGDFDSAVLWFKEMKSPDQKAKNVLLSLANTEEERKEANDLVLHSNLPKVNGVSKLGDEDDDENENDNDNDNDQEHNYEYFDAQLSMAYDEQSRVPS; from the exons ATGTGTAGCATCATTTCGAAGACGCACTACCATTTAGGACAACTTCCATTGAAGCCACTTCATTCTAG TAAGAGAGAGTATGGAATTGGGAGGGTGAAGATGAGTGGGAGAATGGGGGTGGTGTGTATGGGGATGCTTGCACCCAGAAAGTTCATGCAGAGAAGGAAAAAATTGGAAGTGTTCAAGGATGCTGCTGATGAAGCTGATCAGAAGAATTGGAGGAGGCTCATGAACCAAATTGACGAGACCGGTTCTGCTGTTTCCGTGCTCATTTCTGAGAAGAAAGCAAACCACACTCTTCCTAGAGACCTTATCCTTGGTACCTTGGTTAGGTATAAACAACTCAAAAGGTGGAACTTTGTTGTTGAG ATTCTTGAATGGCTTCGGACTCAAAGTTGGTGGGATTTTGGTAAGATGGATTTTGTTATGCTTATAACGGCTTATGGAAAGCTGGGAGACTTCAATAATGCTGAGAAGGTCTTGAGCTTGATGAATAAGAATGGCTATCCACCAAATGTAGTAGCTCAGACTGCACTCATGGAGGCATATGCGAAAGGAGGTCGATGCAGTAGCGCCGAAACAATATTTCGTAGGATGCAGAGATCAGGCCCTGAACCTTCTGCAGTAACATATCAGATAATACTCAAAGCGTTTGTTGAG GGGAACAAGTTTAAAGAAGCTGAAGAAGTATTTGAAAATCTACTGAATGATGAAAAATCGCCTTTGAAACCAGATCAGAAGATGTTTCATATGATGATTTATATGTATAAGAAGGCAGGAAGTTATGAGAAGGCTCGCAAGGCATTTGCAGTGATGGCTGAACGGGGAATTGAACAATCTACAGTTACATATAACAGCTTGATGTCATTCGAAACAAATTACAAGGAAGTTTCAAACATATATGATCAG ATGCAAAGAGCTGGTCTCAGACCTGATGTTGTGAGCTATGCCTTACTCATCAATGCTTACGGGAAGGCCAGGAGGGAGGAAGAAGCACTAGCTGTATTTGAGGAAATGCTTGATGCCGGTGTCAG ACCAACCAAGAAGGCTTACAATATTTTACTAGATGCATTTTCAATATCTGGAATGGTAGAACAAGCTCGGACAGTGTTTAAGAGCATGAGAAGAGATAG ATGCTCACCGGATATTTGCTCATACACTACCATGTTATCAGCTTATGTGAATGCATCTGACATGGAGGGTGCTGAGAAGTTTTTCAAGAGATTGATACAAGATGGTTTTGAGCCCAATGTTGTAACCTATGGAACCTTAATCAAAGGTTATGCTAAGATAAATGATCTTGGGAAGGTAACACAGAAGTACGAGGAAATGCTTAAGCACGGCATCAAGGCGAATCAGACTATTCTGACCAACATCATGGATGCATATGGAAAATCCGGTGACTTTGACAGCGCCGTCCTTTGGTTCAAGGAAATGAAGTCTCCTGATCAGAAAGCCAAAAACGTCCTTCTATCTTTAGCAAATACAGAGGAGGAGAGAAAAGAGGCTAATGACCTTGTCTTGCATTCCAATTTACCTAAAGTTAATGGTGTTAGCAAATTAggtgatgaagatgatgatgagaatgagaatgataatgataaCGATAACGATCAAGAACATAATTATGAATATTTTGATGCACAGTTGAGCATGGCCTATGATGAACAATCCAGAGTTCCCAGCTGA